In the Malus domestica chromosome 16, GDT2T_hap1 genome, one interval contains:
- the LOC114822110 gene encoding histone-lysine N-methyltransferase ASHR3 isoform X1 — protein MPDLGIVSLSASLTLTTCPNFKSLTEPPDQGSVKTLGVDCDWDRGLRLPTLHNGEVSNGPAIRVFRRSRPLAGPSKKASNGKSLEDHVRDWVSTRVELGIPESRCSLPFLYGAKKLVECLVCHKFAYPGEVVSCSVRGCQGVYHRKCVKDRFGISLKKFKCQQHACFICKQRVDWRCVRCSIASHDKCAAWPDEVIYLKDRPGKAVCWRHPTDWREDRKHAASISSIEEVFCRLPLPYTAEEFKIDLAWKDTDIKIEPPPYLHIRRNIYLVKKKRDNVGDDVGCTCISSCSQDCVCRGQCISCSKDCHCSENCTNRPFRKEKRIKIVKTEHCGWGAEAAESVKKGDFIIEYVGEVIDDALCEKRLWDMKYKEVNNFYMCEIRKDFTIDATFKGNPSRFLNHSCDPNCVLEKWQVEGETRVGVFAARSIQVGEPLTYDYRFVQFGPEVECRCGAPNCQRFLGTKRKMGKVELCWGSKRKRTSTACIAIITG, from the exons ATGCCGGACCTCGGAATCGTTTCTCTCTCAGCTTCTCTAACCCTCACTACCTGCCCTAACTTCAAATCGCTCACTGAACCACCGGATCAGGGCTCGGTCAAAACCCTAGGCGTTGACTGCGATTGGGACCGGGGGCTCAGGCTCCCGACTTTGCACAATGGCGAGGTCAGCAATGGTCCTGCAATCAGGGTTTTCCGGCGGAGCCGCCCCTTGGCGGGCCCGTCCAAGAAGGCCTCCAACGGCAAGAGTTTAGAGGATCATGTAAGGGACTGGGTTAGCACAAGAGTGGAATTGGGCATTCCTGAATCCCGGTGCTCGTTGCCGTTTCTTTACGGCGCAAAGAAATTG GTTGAATGTCTTGTTTGCCATAAATTTGCCTACCCCGGGGAAGTGGTCTCATGCTCTGTTCGTGGTTGTCAAGGAGTCTATCACAGGAAATGTGTGAAGGATAGGTTTGGGATCTCTTTGAAAAAATTCAAGTGTCAGCAACAT GCATGCTTCATTTGCAAACAGAGGGTAGATTGGAGGTGTGTGCGATGCAGTATTGCCTCACATGATAAATGTGCAGCATGGCCAGATGAAGTGATTTACTTGAAAGACCGGCCAGGGAAAGCTGTTTGTTGGAGGCATCCTACAGATTGGCGGGAGGATAGGAAG CATGCGGCTTCGATAAGCAGTATAGAG GAGGTATTCTGTCGCTTGCCTCTGCCTTACACTGCTGAGGAGTTCAAGATTGACTTAGCTTGGAAAGACACAGATATTAAAATAGAGCCACCTCCATATTTGCACATCAGGCGTA ATATTTACCTAGTCAAGAAAAAGCGCGATAATGTTGGTGATGATGTTGGATGCACATGCATTTCCAGCTGCTCTCAGGATTGTGTTTGCAG GGGTCAATGCATAAGCTGCTCAAAGGATTGCCATTGCTCAGAAAATTGTACAAACCGACCATTTCGCAAGGAGAAGAGGATTAAAATCGTCAAG ACTGAACACTGCGGTTGGGGAGCAGAGGCAGCAGAATCTGTTAAGAAAGGGGATTTTATAATTGAGTATGTTGGGGAAG TTATTGATGATGCTTTGTGTGAAAAAAGGCTTTGGGATATGAAGTATAAAGAGGTGAACAATTTCTATATGTGTGAAATTCGAAAAGACTTCACAATTGATGCAACCTTCAAAGGAAATCCATCACGATTTTTAAACCACAGCTGTGATCCCAACTGTGTCCTTGAAAAGTG GCAAGTTGAGGGTGAAACGCGTGTGGGGGTGTTTGCTGCACGATCAATACAAGTTGGAGAGCCATTAACATACGATTATAG ATTTGTGCAATTTGGACCTGAGGTGGAGTGCCGTTGCGGTGCTCCAAATTGTCAACGCTTCCTTGGGACCAAGAGAAAGATGGGTAAGGTGGAACTTTGCTGGGGTTCAAAACGCAAGAGAACATCAACAGCCTGCATAGCTATCATTACCGGATGA
- the LOC114822110 gene encoding histone-lysine N-methyltransferase ASHR3 isoform X2: MPDLGIVSLSASLTLTTCPNFKSLTEPPDQGSVKTLGVDCDWDRGLRLPTLHNGEVSNGPAIRVFRRSRPLAGPSKKASNGKSLEDHVRDWVSTRVELGIPESRCSLPFLYGAKKLVECLVCHKFAYPGEVVSCSVRGCQGVYHRKCVKDRFGISLKKFKCQQHACFICKQRVDWRCVRCSIASHDKCAAWPDEVIYLKDRPGKAVCWRHPTDWREDRKEVFCRLPLPYTAEEFKIDLAWKDTDIKIEPPPYLHIRRNIYLVKKKRDNVGDDVGCTCISSCSQDCVCRGQCISCSKDCHCSENCTNRPFRKEKRIKIVKTEHCGWGAEAAESVKKGDFIIEYVGEVIDDALCEKRLWDMKYKEVNNFYMCEIRKDFTIDATFKGNPSRFLNHSCDPNCVLEKWQVEGETRVGVFAARSIQVGEPLTYDYRFVQFGPEVECRCGAPNCQRFLGTKRKMGKVELCWGSKRKRTSTACIAIITG, from the exons ATGCCGGACCTCGGAATCGTTTCTCTCTCAGCTTCTCTAACCCTCACTACCTGCCCTAACTTCAAATCGCTCACTGAACCACCGGATCAGGGCTCGGTCAAAACCCTAGGCGTTGACTGCGATTGGGACCGGGGGCTCAGGCTCCCGACTTTGCACAATGGCGAGGTCAGCAATGGTCCTGCAATCAGGGTTTTCCGGCGGAGCCGCCCCTTGGCGGGCCCGTCCAAGAAGGCCTCCAACGGCAAGAGTTTAGAGGATCATGTAAGGGACTGGGTTAGCACAAGAGTGGAATTGGGCATTCCTGAATCCCGGTGCTCGTTGCCGTTTCTTTACGGCGCAAAGAAATTG GTTGAATGTCTTGTTTGCCATAAATTTGCCTACCCCGGGGAAGTGGTCTCATGCTCTGTTCGTGGTTGTCAAGGAGTCTATCACAGGAAATGTGTGAAGGATAGGTTTGGGATCTCTTTGAAAAAATTCAAGTGTCAGCAACAT GCATGCTTCATTTGCAAACAGAGGGTAGATTGGAGGTGTGTGCGATGCAGTATTGCCTCACATGATAAATGTGCAGCATGGCCAGATGAAGTGATTTACTTGAAAGACCGGCCAGGGAAAGCTGTTTGTTGGAGGCATCCTACAGATTGGCGGGAGGATAGGAAG GAGGTATTCTGTCGCTTGCCTCTGCCTTACACTGCTGAGGAGTTCAAGATTGACTTAGCTTGGAAAGACACAGATATTAAAATAGAGCCACCTCCATATTTGCACATCAGGCGTA ATATTTACCTAGTCAAGAAAAAGCGCGATAATGTTGGTGATGATGTTGGATGCACATGCATTTCCAGCTGCTCTCAGGATTGTGTTTGCAG GGGTCAATGCATAAGCTGCTCAAAGGATTGCCATTGCTCAGAAAATTGTACAAACCGACCATTTCGCAAGGAGAAGAGGATTAAAATCGTCAAG ACTGAACACTGCGGTTGGGGAGCAGAGGCAGCAGAATCTGTTAAGAAAGGGGATTTTATAATTGAGTATGTTGGGGAAG TTATTGATGATGCTTTGTGTGAAAAAAGGCTTTGGGATATGAAGTATAAAGAGGTGAACAATTTCTATATGTGTGAAATTCGAAAAGACTTCACAATTGATGCAACCTTCAAAGGAAATCCATCACGATTTTTAAACCACAGCTGTGATCCCAACTGTGTCCTTGAAAAGTG GCAAGTTGAGGGTGAAACGCGTGTGGGGGTGTTTGCTGCACGATCAATACAAGTTGGAGAGCCATTAACATACGATTATAG ATTTGTGCAATTTGGACCTGAGGTGGAGTGCCGTTGCGGTGCTCCAAATTGTCAACGCTTCCTTGGGACCAAGAGAAAGATGGGTAAGGTGGAACTTTGCTGGGGTTCAAAACGCAAGAGAACATCAACAGCCTGCATAGCTATCATTACCGGATGA